The following are encoded together in the candidate division WOR-3 bacterium genome:
- a CDS encoding DUF4159 domain-containing protein: MAPLFFVLLLITQYDFTIARLKYGGGGDWYCDPSSLPNLLKALNERTTIRAAPKEVTMELTNPDLFKYPYLYMTGHGNVKFTEEEIKILRNYLINGGFLHADDCYGMDSSFRREMARLFPELPLVELPFDHPIYHAFYDFPDGLPKIHEHDNKPPQGLGIIYDGRLVVFYSYETDLGDGWEDPDVHNDPPEKREQALQMGINIVVYALTRR, encoded by the coding sequence ATGGCACCCTTATTTTTCGTATTGCTGCTGATAACCCAGTATGATTTCACCATTGCCCGCTTAAAGTATGGAGGGGGCGGTGATTGGTATTGCGATCCCAGTTCTTTGCCCAATCTCCTCAAAGCACTCAATGAGCGGACGACAATCCGTGCCGCACCTAAGGAAGTGACAATGGAATTGACCAATCCGGATTTGTTTAAATATCCATATCTCTACATGACCGGCCACGGGAATGTAAAATTCACCGAGGAAGAAATAAAAATTTTAAGAAATTATCTTATCAATGGAGGTTTTTTACATGCCGATGATTGCTATGGCATGGACTCTTCGTTCCGCCGGGAGATGGCGCGACTCTTTCCGGAGTTACCGCTTGTGGAATTACCTTTTGACCATCCCATATACCACGCCTTTTATGATTTCCCCGATGGCCTTCCCAAAATCCATGAGCATGATAATAAGCCTCCCCAGGGTTTGGGGATTATCTATGATGGCCGGTTGGTGGTTTTTTATTCTTACGAGACAGACCTGGGAGACGGCTGGGAGGATCCAGATGTGCATAATGATCCACCCGAAAAGAGAGAACAAGCATTACAGATGGGGATAAATATTGTCGTGTATGCCCTCACACGAAGATGA